In one Leptogranulimonas caecicola genomic region, the following are encoded:
- a CDS encoding arginine deiminase family protein — protein sequence MSYVQVTNEIGALRRAIVHRPGRETQQTAHGDFFQAFPLRPGRSSFDLEQAQREHDALVGVLKAHDVEVIEVCDALQQTLEASPEARQELVDAFVADSPVEGAELTGALRDYFLSQGSPAQLVQSLYDGVRYGQTNLASPASFPLAQRTDTAFDPELFLSRPMNTSFFVRDPVTAIGRGLTCNSMYWRDRTREVDLYQILLRHLPAFSSTPQWLDHSCSFHIEGGDLINLTDKSLAIGLSSRTEGPAIDVLARHLLWGSRDGAPSGDAAPMPASDIKDIYVIPVPGTGNRLHLDTYLARVDCDTFLMDRSLAEQGPLLRLHRGRKKGEVRIEEERGGLKAMLKRALHQGPLKFIEVDGTDSSLAAELAGEAIGVLCLAPGVLCVSQGNLRVNDLLEKAGLDIIAVPTIELTDGFGGPGSLALPLWRETVE from the coding sequence ATGAGCTATGTACAGGTAACCAACGAGATAGGCGCGCTCAGACGGGCGATCGTTCATCGCCCAGGGCGAGAAACCCAGCAGACGGCCCACGGAGACTTTTTCCAGGCGTTTCCTTTGCGCCCAGGCCGCAGCAGCTTTGACCTTGAGCAGGCCCAGCGGGAACACGATGCGTTGGTGGGCGTGCTCAAGGCTCATGATGTAGAGGTGATCGAGGTCTGCGACGCGCTGCAACAGACTCTGGAGGCTTCGCCTGAGGCCCGCCAGGAACTCGTGGACGCCTTTGTGGCCGACAGCCCCGTAGAGGGCGCCGAGCTCACCGGCGCCCTGCGCGACTATTTCTTGTCCCAAGGCAGCCCCGCACAACTGGTGCAATCCCTCTATGACGGGGTGCGCTACGGCCAGACCAACTTGGCGAGCCCTGCGTCCTTTCCCTTGGCGCAGCGCACCGACACCGCCTTCGACCCCGAACTTTTCCTCTCGCGCCCCATGAACACCAGCTTTTTTGTGCGTGATCCCGTTACGGCTATCGGCCGAGGGCTTACTTGCAACTCCATGTACTGGCGCGACCGTACCCGCGAGGTGGATCTCTACCAGATCCTCCTGCGCCATCTGCCGGCGTTTAGCTCCACGCCCCAATGGCTCGACCACAGCTGCTCGTTTCATATCGAGGGCGGCGACCTTATCAACCTTACCGACAAAAGCCTGGCCATAGGGCTTTCCAGCCGCACCGAGGGCCCCGCCATCGACGTGCTTGCCCGCCATTTGCTTTGGGGCTCTAGGGATGGTGCGCCATCCGGCGACGCAGCTCCTATGCCCGCCTCAGATATCAAGGACATCTACGTGATCCCCGTCCCCGGTACCGGGAACCGCCTGCATTTGGACACCTATCTAGCTCGCGTGGACTGCGACACCTTCCTGATGGATCGCAGCCTGGCCGAGCAAGGCCCCCTCCTGCGCCTCCATCGCGGACGCAAAAAAGGCGAGGTGCGCATCGAGGAGGAGCGCGGCGGCCTCAAGGCTATGCTCAAGCGCGCCCTTCACCAGGGTCCCCTAAAGTTCATCGAGGTAGACGGTACCGACAGCTCCTTGGCCGCCGAGCTGGCAGGCGAGGCCATCGGCGTTTTGTGCCTTGCTCCCGGGGTGCTCTGTGTAAGCCAGGGCAACCTGCGCGTCAACGACTTGCTGGAGAAAGCGGGCCTCGACATCATCGCTGTCCCCACCATCGAGCTCACCGACGGCTTTGGCGGCCCCGGCAGCCTTGCATTGCCGCTCTGGCGCGAGACTGTGGAGTGA
- a CDS encoding YfcC family protein produces MSQKTKKAFAVPHTYTIIFALMVLVAALTWVVPSGVFDTAEVNGREVTVAGTYHEVDKVSVDPETGDEVDLRQGVNAVLEAPTLGIQEAIEVVAFVFVVGGSFQIITATGAIDAGMRRVVRRFKSKDIVVIPVAMLLFALGGSTFGMAEETLPFFAIFLPIMITMGFDSITAFMIVFLGAKAGYVASTINPFSVLISQGILGITGNPQLWLRAIMFVVIVGLTIAFVMLYATRIRKNPEKSLTYHEDQVLRQDIKTVDEETPFTGQQKAVLAVFIGGIALIVWGLVSQGWYMNELSAIFLAMGIISGIIAGFGQKRIAEEFVAGLKDFAFSAIVIGLARGVLVIANNGMIIDTILNDMANGLAGVPSAIFTSILYLLENLLTILVPSSSSLAALTMPIFGPLTELMGLNPEGAVTALCLAEPMMTIMAPTSAILVAGLAVCKISLEKWWKVSWKYFLAMSLVCMVFTAISAMLPVVA; encoded by the coding sequence ATGAGTCAGAAAACAAAGAAGGCCTTCGCGGTACCCCACACCTACACCATCATCTTTGCCCTGATGGTTCTGGTGGCAGCGCTCACGTGGGTGGTGCCCTCAGGCGTGTTTGACACCGCCGAGGTCAACGGCCGCGAAGTGACCGTCGCAGGCACCTATCATGAGGTGGACAAAGTGAGCGTGGATCCCGAGACCGGCGATGAGGTGGATCTTCGCCAGGGCGTCAACGCAGTGCTCGAAGCACCTACTCTGGGCATCCAGGAAGCCATCGAAGTGGTTGCCTTTGTGTTTGTGGTGGGCGGCTCGTTCCAAATCATCACCGCCACAGGAGCCATCGACGCCGGCATGCGCCGAGTGGTCAGGCGCTTCAAGTCTAAAGACATCGTGGTGATCCCCGTTGCCATGCTGCTCTTCGCCCTGGGCGGCTCGACCTTTGGCATGGCCGAGGAGACCTTGCCCTTCTTCGCCATCTTCCTGCCCATCATGATCACCATGGGCTTCGATTCCATCACAGCTTTCATGATCGTCTTCTTGGGCGCCAAGGCTGGCTATGTGGCTTCCACCATCAACCCCTTCAGCGTCCTCATCTCCCAGGGCATCTTAGGGATCACCGGCAACCCTCAGCTGTGGCTGCGAGCCATCATGTTCGTGGTCATCGTGGGCCTCACCATTGCCTTCGTGATGCTCTATGCCACCCGCATCCGCAAGAACCCCGAGAAGTCCCTCACCTACCATGAGGATCAAGTCCTGCGCCAAGACATCAAGACCGTGGATGAGGAGACCCCCTTCACCGGTCAGCAAAAAGCCGTGTTGGCAGTCTTCATAGGCGGCATCGCCCTCATCGTCTGGGGCCTGGTGAGCCAGGGTTGGTACATGAACGAGCTCTCCGCCATCTTCTTGGCCATGGGCATCATCTCGGGCATCATCGCCGGCTTCGGCCAGAAGCGCATCGCCGAGGAGTTCGTGGCCGGCCTTAAGGACTTCGCCTTCTCCGCCATCGTCATCGGCCTTGCCCGCGGCGTCCTGGTCATCGCCAACAACGGCATGATCATCGACACCATCTTGAACGACATGGCCAACGGCCTCGCAGGAGTCCCCAGCGCCATCTTCACCTCCATCCTCTACCTGCTGGAAAACCTGCTCACCATCCTGGTGCCCAGCTCATCCAGCCTGGCCGCCCTCACCATGCCCATCTTTGGGCCCCTCACCGAGCTCATGGGCCTGAACCCCGAAGGCGCCGTCACCGCCCTCTGCCTGGCCGAGCCTATGATGACTATCATGGCCCCCACCTCCGCCATCCTGGTGGCCGGCCTGGCCGTCTGCAAGATCAGCCTGGAGAAGTGGTGGAAGGTCTCCTGGAAGTACTTTTTGGCCATGTCCCTTGTCTGCATGGTCTTCACCGCCATCTCGGCCATGCTCCCCGTGGTGGCCTAG
- a CDS encoding arginine deiminase, which produces MSPKPIHVTSEIGSLQRVVLHRPGKELANMKADEFEKCWIHDAFYLDYAQKEHDEFARLLREHGAEVLYMEDLLAEAMDQHPEARTAFLDEYMSQAPVPDPELAPLVRQKLDAIRDNRALVDAALAGMRLKDLELASGPTTLSRLEGDGVALDDFVVFSMPSSYFSRDPIASISNGVALHRMYYNQRNREVPFYKTFLTYHDDFAGTPFWYDNHSAAHIEGGDVLNINAATLAVGISQRTEAAAIDQLAQNLFWGPVPSTIEQIFAIKVPYGYETMHLDTVCTQIDYDKFTVYPGMYDELRAYRLHKGDTPGEVGIDELTGSLKEILEIATGEPEITLFECGGGDPVEASREQWNDGSNTLALAPGKVCVYERNTVTNDLLYKAGIELCVVPSEELSRGRGGPRCMSMPFARADI; this is translated from the coding sequence ATGTCCCCTAAGCCAATCCATGTGACCAGCGAGATTGGGTCTTTGCAGCGCGTGGTGCTCCACCGTCCCGGCAAAGAGCTGGCCAACATGAAAGCCGACGAGTTTGAGAAGTGCTGGATCCACGACGCCTTCTATCTGGACTACGCCCAGAAGGAGCACGACGAGTTTGCCCGCCTCCTGCGCGAACACGGCGCCGAGGTGCTCTATATGGAAGACCTGCTGGCCGAGGCCATGGACCAGCACCCCGAGGCCCGCACCGCCTTCCTCGACGAGTACATGAGCCAGGCCCCTGTGCCCGACCCTGAGCTGGCACCGCTGGTGCGCCAGAAGCTGGACGCCATCCGCGACAACCGCGCACTGGTGGATGCGGCGCTGGCGGGGATGCGCCTCAAGGACCTGGAGCTTGCCTCTGGCCCTACCACCCTCTCGCGTCTGGAGGGTGACGGCGTGGCCCTGGACGACTTTGTGGTCTTTTCCATGCCCTCCAGCTACTTCTCCCGCGACCCCATCGCCTCCATCTCCAACGGCGTCGCGCTCCATCGCATGTATTACAACCAGCGCAATCGCGAGGTGCCCTTCTACAAGACCTTCCTCACCTACCACGACGACTTCGCCGGCACGCCCTTCTGGTACGACAACCACTCTGCAGCCCACATCGAGGGCGGCGACGTGCTCAACATCAACGCCGCCACGCTGGCAGTGGGCATCTCCCAGCGCACCGAGGCTGCGGCCATTGACCAGCTGGCCCAGAACCTCTTCTGGGGTCCTGTGCCTTCCACCATCGAGCAGATCTTCGCCATCAAGGTGCCCTACGGCTACGAGACCATGCACTTGGACACCGTGTGCACCCAGATCGACTACGACAAGTTCACCGTCTACCCCGGCATGTACGACGAGTTGCGCGCTTACCGTCTGCACAAGGGCGACACCCCAGGCGAGGTGGGCATCGACGAGCTTACCGGATCGCTCAAGGAGATCTTGGAGATTGCCACCGGCGAGCCCGAGATCACCCTCTTCGAGTGCGGCGGCGGCGACCCGGTAGAGGCCTCCCGCGAGCAATGGAACGACGGTTCCAACACCCTCGCCCTCGCCCCCGGCAAAGTCTGCGTCTACGAGCGCAACACCGTCACCAACGACCTGCTCTACAAGGCCGGCATCGAGCTTTGTGTTGTTCCCTCCGAGGAGCTCTCCCGCGGCCGCGGCGGCCCCCGCTGCATGTCCATGCCGTTCGCGCGTGCCGACATCTAG
- the argF gene encoding ornithine carbamoyltransferase, translated as MPLSLSGKSFLTLLDFTPEEINYLLDLAHQFKAMKRNGVPHRYLEGKNIVLLFEKTSTRTRCAFEVGAMDLGMGVTYLAPDSSQMGAKESIEDTARVLGRMYDGIEYRGFDQSIVEELAANAGVPVWNGLTTQLHPTQALADIMTMQEEFGHDLRGKTLAFFGQVGNTAGSLLVICAQLGINFVQVGPQSQVEGNRTYDPQMLARCQALAAEHGSTIKITDSIENGIQGVDAVYTDVWVGMGQPSELWKSRIALLEPYRVTADVMAAANPGAIFMHCLPSFHDTNTTVGAQIAQEFGVTEMEVTDEVFESAQSRVFQEAENRMHTIKAVMYATLK; from the coding sequence ATGCCCCTGAGTCTTTCTGGCAAAAGTTTCCTCACTCTGTTGGACTTCACTCCCGAAGAGATCAACTACCTGCTTGACCTTGCCCACCAGTTCAAAGCCATGAAGCGCAACGGGGTGCCTCATCGCTACCTGGAGGGCAAGAACATCGTCCTGCTTTTTGAGAAGACTTCCACCCGCACCCGCTGCGCCTTTGAAGTAGGCGCCATGGACCTGGGCATGGGCGTCACCTACCTGGCTCCCGACAGCTCCCAGATGGGCGCCAAGGAGTCCATCGAAGATACCGCCCGCGTACTGGGTCGCATGTATGACGGCATCGAGTACCGTGGCTTTGACCAGAGCATCGTGGAGGAGCTGGCTGCCAATGCTGGCGTGCCTGTATGGAACGGCCTCACCACCCAGCTTCACCCCACCCAAGCCCTAGCCGACATCATGACTATGCAAGAGGAGTTTGGCCATGACCTGCGCGGCAAGACCCTAGCTTTCTTTGGCCAGGTAGGAAATACTGCCGGCTCACTTTTGGTCATCTGTGCCCAACTGGGCATCAACTTCGTGCAAGTGGGCCCCCAGTCTCAGGTAGAAGGCAACCGCACCTACGATCCCCAGATGCTGGCCCGCTGCCAAGCCCTGGCTGCCGAGCACGGCTCCACCATCAAGATCACCGACAGCATTGAGAACGGCATCCAAGGAGTCGATGCCGTGTACACCGACGTGTGGGTAGGCATGGGACAGCCCTCCGAGCTTTGGAAGAGCCGCATCGCACTGCTGGAGCCCTACCGCGTCACCGCCGACGTGATGGCCGCCGCAAACCCCGGCGCCATCTTCATGCACTGCTTGCCTTCCTTCCACGACACGAACACCACCGTGGGCGCCCAGATCGCCCAGGAGTTTGGCGTAACCGAGATGGAAGTTACCGACGAGGTCTTTGAGTCTGCACAGTCTCGCGTGTTCCAAGAAGCCGAGAACCGCATGCATACCATCAAGGCTGTGATGTACGCCACGTTGAAGTAA